One Amphiura filiformis unplaced genomic scaffold, Afil_fr2py scaffold_164, whole genome shotgun sequence genomic window carries:
- the LOC140145181 gene encoding LOW QUALITY PROTEIN: uncharacterized protein (The sequence of the model RefSeq protein was modified relative to this genomic sequence to represent the inferred CDS: substituted 1 base at 1 genomic stop codon), whose amino-acid sequence MQRNERKRKETMTMASTRPHEWVYLMPHVFKYCGQRFYNDALRYLSHKRHHEMGIRPYWNNDKDSNSSVASRESSTGEKAFICTFCNKSFTLLGHLKRHERIHKEKPFRCTFCNKGFTRSGSLKRHERIHTKEKPFRCTFCNKGFTTSGHLKSHERIHTEEKPFRCTFYSQAGHLKRHERIHTKEKPFRCTFCNKGFTRXCHLKRHERIHTGEKPFRCPFCNKGFKQSGDLKRHERTHIEENPFRCPLCNKGFKQSGDLKRHERIHTGEKPFRCTFCNKGFTRSCHLKRHERIHTEENPFRCPFCNKGFKQSGDLKRHERIHTGEKPFRCIICNKGFTTSGSLKKHERIHTGENPFRCTVCNKSFAQSSNLKRHERIHTEEKPFKCTFCNKGFTQSGHLKRHERIHTKEKPFRYTFCNKGFTRLYHLKRHERIHTKEKQVK is encoded by the exons atgcagcGAAAcgaaaggaaacgaaaggaaacaatg ACAATGGCAAGTACACGCCCACATGAGTGGGTCTACTTAATGCCGCATGTATTCAAGTATTGCGGGCAGAGATTTTACAACGATGCGTTACGATATTTGTCTCATAAAAGACACCATGAAATGGGAATTCGTCCTTACTG GAATAACGACAAAGATTCAAACTCTTCTGTCGCATCAAGGGAATCATCCACTGGAGAGAAAGCTTTTATCTGTACATTTTGCAATAAAAGCTTTACTTTGTTAGGCCACTTGAAGCGGCATGAACGTATACACAAGGAGAAGCCTTTTAGATGTACATTTTGCAACAAGGGTTTTACAAGGTCGGGAAGTTTGAagagacatgaacgtattcatactaaagagaagccttttagatgtacattttgcaacaaaggcttcacaacgtCAGGTCACTTGAAGAGCCATGAACGAATACATACTGAAGAGAAGCCTTTTAGGTGTACATTTTATAGCCAAGCAGGTCACTTGAAGAGACATGAAAGAAtacatactaaagagaagccttttaggtgtacattttgtaacaagggTTTCACAAGGTGATGTCACTTGAAGAGACATGAACGAatacatactggagagaagccttttagatgtccattttgtaacaaaggttttAAACAGTCAGGTGACTTGAAGAGACATGAACGAACACATATTGAAGAGAATCCTTTTAGATGTCCACTTTGTAACAAAGGTTTCAAACAGTCAGGTGACTTGAAGAGACATGAACGAatacatactggagagaagccttttaggtgtacattttgtaacaagggTTTCACAAGGTCATGTCACTTGAAGAGACATGAACGAATACATACTGAAGAGAATCCTTTTAGATgtccattttgtaacaaaggcttcaaacAGTCAGGTGACTTGAAGAGACATGAACGAatacatactggagagaagccttttagATGTATAAtttgcaacaaaggcttcacaacgtcaggaagtttgaagaaacatgaacgtatacatactggAGAGAACCCTTTTAGATGTACAGTTTGTAACAAAAGCTTTGCACAGTCAAGTAATTTGAAGAGACATGAACGAATACATACTGAAGAGAAGCCTTTTAagtgtacattttgtaataaaggcttcacacagtcaggtcacttgaagagacatgaaagaatacatactaaagagaagccttttaggtATACATTTTGTAACAAGGGTTTCACAAGGTTATATCACTTGAAGAGACATGAACGAATACACACTAAAGAGAAGCAAGTCAAATGA